Proteins from one bacterium genomic window:
- a CDS encoding dihydroorotate dehydrogenase electron transfer subunit, whose product MIRQQNIKIISNTVLVPGKIFLMELESSYVSRKAKPGQFVEIRCGETLDPLLPRPFSIHDAKDNKIKILYRIVGEGTKLLSLKRSGDKISVLGPLGTGFSIDKKKKKSILFVGGMGVAPLYFLAHKLIEKNIDVELYFGAKSSENLITIAPFKKLGIKIHIATEDGSCGKKGLITCLLDNKLFVGAGLGLPSVYTCGPRPMMKEIAKWALKNNITGQASLEKEMACGVGVCLGCVVKIKGEYKRVCKEGPVFGMNEVDWDEE is encoded by the coding sequence ATGATCAGGCAACAAAACATTAAGATTATCAGTAATACAGTTCTGGTTCCCGGTAAAATATTTTTAATGGAACTGGAATCGTCCTATGTCTCGCGTAAAGCGAAGCCAGGGCAATTTGTGGAAATAAGATGCGGCGAAACTCTAGACCCTCTTTTACCGCGCCCATTCAGTATCCATGATGCGAAAGATAATAAAATAAAAATATTATATAGGATTGTCGGAGAGGGTACAAAACTACTTTCCCTGAAAAGATCCGGCGATAAAATCAGTGTTTTAGGACCTTTAGGTACCGGTTTTTCTATTGATAAAAAAAAGAAGAAATCAATTCTTTTTGTGGGCGGAATGGGTGTAGCTCCCTTGTATTTTTTGGCACATAAACTTATTGAGAAAAATATAGATGTGGAGTTATATTTTGGCGCAAAAAGCAGTGAAAATTTGATAACAATTGCCCCATTCAAAAAGCTCGGGATCAAAATTCATATTGCAACCGAAGACGGTTCCTGTGGTAAAAAAGGTTTAATTACATGTTTATTAGATAATAAATTATTTGTAGGGGCAGGCCTTGGCCTGCCCTCAGTATATACCTGCGGCCCGCGCCCCATGATGAAAGAAATAGCCAAATGGGCATTAAAAAATAATATAACCGGGCAAGCCTCGCTTGAAAAAGAAATGGCATGCGGAGTCGGAGTGTGCCTGGGGTGTGTAGTAAAGATAAAAGGAGAATATAAAAGGGTATGCAAAGAGGGGCCTGTTTTTGGTATGAATGAGGTGGATTGGGATGAAGAATAA